The sequence CGGCCCGCGCAGATCTCCTGCAGGGTGGCGGCGGTCATCGCCAGCGTCGCCGGGCTGCGCCCCCACACCGACAGGACGGCTGACGCGAGCCGGATCCGGCTGGTGCGCAGCGCGATCTCGGTCAGGATCGGGGTGGAGTCCAGCCCCCATCCCTCGGGTACCGCGAAGGCCTCGTAGCCCAGCTCCTCGGCCAGCACCGCTGCTTTGACGATGACATCTCGCCGGGTCTCCATCGGCGTGAGTCCCACGCCGCGCCGGATGGTCATGAGGCCTCCGGAGTGGCCAGGTACGGGAGGTGGGCGCCGCAGTGCGCCGATGCGTGGGACATGGGTTTGACGCTAGGACCGCGGCACCGGGCCAACCATCGGGTGAACTACCGGCCCAGAACCACACCGTTCCCGGCCTGAGCCGGCCCACGGGCCCTGGCATCGGGCGTTCGACCGATCCGTCAGAAGCTCTGGCGCAGCCGTTGTTCGGTGGTCCAGGCCGCGATCTGGGCCCGGGAACTGACCTGCAGCTTGCGACGGATGTTCTCCACGTGCGTCTCGACCGTTCGCGGCGCCAGCGACAGGCGCCCGGCGATCGCATGGTTGGTGAGACCCTCGGTGACCAGCTCGGCCACCTCGAGCTCGCGGGCGGTCAGCCGTTGCCCACCGCGCGAAGGCTGCTTCAGAAACGCGAGCACCGCGTCCAGGACCGCCTGCCAGTCACCGTGGTAGTAGAGGTGGCTTGAGCCCAGCAGCGGGACCAGGACCGCCCCGGGAACACGGGCGGCGACCTCGCGGCCCAGCTCGAACCCGGTCCCTCGGTCGTCTTCGCGGTGCAGGACCGCGGTCGGCGTCCGCACCTCCGCGAGCAGCGCTCGGATGTCCGTGTCGTAGTAGACCTCCAGCAGCCGGGCCGCCGCCGTGGCGGAGGCACTCGCCCGCTGGAACCGGGCGAAAGCCGCCACATCCTCAGCGGTGGGGTCGGCCACGAACGCACGGGCCAGCGCTTGGAGCCCCATCCCCCAGTGCGCCCGTACCAGCGCGACGACCGAGGTCCTGACGTCGGCCGGGGCCAGATCCCGACCGCTGGCGCACATTCCGTAGACCACCAGTGCCTCGACGCGTTCCGGGTGCCTCGCCGCGATCGCGGCGGCGAGCTGGCCCCCCTGCGAGGCACCGAACAACCGGAAGCGGCGTGCGCCGGCCGCGTCGGCGACCGCCAGCGCCGCGGCGACCTGCCCGTCGAACGAAAGATCGACACCGTCCCGGTCCGAAAGGCCGCATCCGGGCTTGTCGAAACGAATCACCGAGAAATGCTGGGCCAGACCTTCCACAAACGCACCGAAAGAAAACAGGTCCAGCTGACCGCGAAGATGGGTGATCCAGCCCGAGTCGCACAACAAGGCCGGACCCGAACCCATCGTCGAATAGGCGACGCGGCCGGCCGGCGTCGCACAGTATCTGATCAGCGCCCGCACGCCTCCAAGCTGACAGGTCCAGCCGGCCCGGTAAAGCTGCCCGTCCGGGACACGACTCCCTCTCCAAGCGGGGCGATCATGGCC is a genomic window of Pseudofrankia inefficax containing:
- a CDS encoding alpha/beta fold hydrolase; translated protein: MGSGPALLCDSGWITHLRGQLDLFSFGAFVEGLAQHFSVIRFDKPGCGLSDRDGVDLSFDGQVAAALAVADAAGARRFRLFGASQGGQLAAAIAARHPERVEALVVYGMCASGRDLAPADVRTSVVALVRAHWGMGLQALARAFVADPTAEDVAAFARFQRASASATAAARLLEVYYDTDIRALLAEVRTPTAVLHREDDRGTGFELGREVAARVPGAVLVPLLGSSHLYYHGDWQAVLDAVLAFLKQPSRGGQRLTARELEVAELVTEGLTNHAIAGRLSLAPRTVETHVENIRRKLQVSSRAQIAAWTTEQRLRQSF